A DNA window from Ranitomeya imitator isolate aRanImi1 chromosome 2, aRanImi1.pri, whole genome shotgun sequence contains the following coding sequences:
- the LOC138667874 gene encoding oocyte zinc finger protein XlCOF29-like — protein sequence MDRDKMAERILHLTLEILFRLTGEDYTVVKKTSSERCQDPVSEGWGRSQNLITGLPPHPLIHEDINDQKILELTYKMIELLTGENICFTRITCSEQISTYIYIVATVKIYPFVNGQYSCRRINTHSN from the exons atggacagggacaagatggcggagaggatattacacctcaccctagagatcctcttccggcttactggagag gattacacagtagtgaagaagacctctagtgagcgctgtcaggaccctgtgtctgagggatggggaagatccCAAAACCTAATCACGGgacttccacctcaccccctgatacatgaggacatcaatgaccagaagatcctagaactcacctacaagatgattgagctgctgactggagag AACATCTGTTTTACAAGAATAACTTGTTCAGAGCAAATCAGCACCTACATCTATATTGTGGCAACTGTAAAAATCTATCCTTTTGTCAATGGACAGTATTCATGCAGAAGGATTAATACTCATTCGAATTAG